In one Epinephelus moara isolate mb chromosome 6, YSFRI_EMoa_1.0, whole genome shotgun sequence genomic region, the following are encoded:
- the etsrp gene encoding ETS1-related protein isoform X1 gives MYWDTIIKPGDRNTDSKDSKIKMEICQTGYYTEDFRTQEVPAGFDFASYDYPGEDLSFLLDSKAPGQQQYVAESSYPEPPKASHPYDTKVSTSDNSLFNLDSYQEFNWWASYPHDGLTVDQSQTGYQESPQTYQSLVPQNGQFSPAMEGSHSPFLTSKGSNALQGETDQSYSCHSTELFDSDRQRHPSSFWPEYSSPSFSAPLPHPPSTSCPSTHGPQSSEQYCPRVVKRKNTHPQRPDREGQMTGMSAYPGSGPIQLWQFLLELLLDSACRTFISWTGDGWEFKMSDPTEVAKRWGQCKNKPKMNYEKLSRGLRYYYHKNIIHKTAGKRYVYRFVCDIQGMLGKTAQEVLTSLNVLPTNTESWQSCSGVPAGAGTSEHSSETWASQ, from the exons atgtACTGGGACACTATCATCAAACctggagacagaaacacagacagcaaaGACTCGAAAATAAAG ATGGAGATTTGCCAGACTGGATATTACACAGAGGACTTCAGGACACAGGAAGTACCAGCTGGCTTTGACTTTGCATCTTATG ACTACCCTGGTGAAGACCTGTCTTTTCTGTTAGACAGTAAAGCTCCTGGACAGCAGCAGTACGTCGCAGAGAGCAGCTACCCAGAGCCACCCAAAGCCTCTCACCCATACGACACTAAAG tgAGCACCAGTGATAATTCCCTCTTCAACCTGGACTCATACCAGGAGTTTAACTGGTGGGCCTCATATCCACATG ATGGGCTGACGGTAGACCAGTCACAAACTGGATACCAGGAGTCTCCACAGACATACCAGAGCCTGGTGCCCCAAAATGGACAGTTCAGCCCGGCCATGGAGGGCAGCCACAGCCCCTTTCTAACTtcaaaaggatcaaatgcattACAAG GCGAGACGGATCAGAGCTACTCGTGTCACTCGACTGAATTGTTCGACTCTGACAGACAGAGGCATCCGTCGTCTTTCTGGCCTGAATATTCCTCTCCCAGCTTCAGCGCCCCCCTACCACACCCGCCTTCAACCTCCTGCCCATCAACCCATGGTCCTCAGTCCTCAGAGCAGTACTGCCCCCGTGTGGTCAaacgcaaaaacacacaccctcaGAGACCAGACAGGGAGGGCCAGATGACGGGGATGTCTGCTTATCCAG gtTCAGGTCCAATCCAGTTGTGGCAGTTTTTGCTGGAGCTTCTTCTAGACTCTGCCTGTCGTACCTTCATCTCCTGGACAGGAGACGGCTGGGAGTTTAAGATGTCCGACCCCACAGAG GTGGCTAAGCGCTGGGGCCAGTGCAAGAACAAACCCAAGATGAACTACGAGAAGTTGAGTCGCGGCCTGCGTTACTACTACCACAAGAACATCATCCACAAGACGGCAGGCAAGCGCTACGTCTACCGCTTTGTCTGTGACATACAGGGCATGCTGGGAAAGACGGCGCAGGAGGTCCTGACCAGTCTCAACGTTTTGCCCACAAACACTGAGTCGTGGCAGTCATGCTCCGGGGTACCTGCAGGAGCAGGGACGTCGGAGCACAGCAGTGAAACATGGGCGTCACAGTAG
- the etsrp gene encoding ETS1-related protein isoform X2, which translates to MYWDTIIKPGDRNTDSKDSKIKMEICQTGYYTEDFRTQEVPAGFDFASYDSKAPGQQQYVAESSYPEPPKASHPYDTKVSTSDNSLFNLDSYQEFNWWASYPHDGLTVDQSQTGYQESPQTYQSLVPQNGQFSPAMEGSHSPFLTSKGSNALQGETDQSYSCHSTELFDSDRQRHPSSFWPEYSSPSFSAPLPHPPSTSCPSTHGPQSSEQYCPRVVKRKNTHPQRPDREGQMTGMSAYPGSGPIQLWQFLLELLLDSACRTFISWTGDGWEFKMSDPTEVAKRWGQCKNKPKMNYEKLSRGLRYYYHKNIIHKTAGKRYVYRFVCDIQGMLGKTAQEVLTSLNVLPTNTESWQSCSGVPAGAGTSEHSSETWASQ; encoded by the exons atgtACTGGGACACTATCATCAAACctggagacagaaacacagacagcaaaGACTCGAAAATAAAG ATGGAGATTTGCCAGACTGGATATTACACAGAGGACTTCAGGACACAGGAAGTACCAGCTGGCTTTGACTTTGCATCTTATG ACAGTAAAGCTCCTGGACAGCAGCAGTACGTCGCAGAGAGCAGCTACCCAGAGCCACCCAAAGCCTCTCACCCATACGACACTAAAG tgAGCACCAGTGATAATTCCCTCTTCAACCTGGACTCATACCAGGAGTTTAACTGGTGGGCCTCATATCCACATG ATGGGCTGACGGTAGACCAGTCACAAACTGGATACCAGGAGTCTCCACAGACATACCAGAGCCTGGTGCCCCAAAATGGACAGTTCAGCCCGGCCATGGAGGGCAGCCACAGCCCCTTTCTAACTtcaaaaggatcaaatgcattACAAG GCGAGACGGATCAGAGCTACTCGTGTCACTCGACTGAATTGTTCGACTCTGACAGACAGAGGCATCCGTCGTCTTTCTGGCCTGAATATTCCTCTCCCAGCTTCAGCGCCCCCCTACCACACCCGCCTTCAACCTCCTGCCCATCAACCCATGGTCCTCAGTCCTCAGAGCAGTACTGCCCCCGTGTGGTCAaacgcaaaaacacacaccctcaGAGACCAGACAGGGAGGGCCAGATGACGGGGATGTCTGCTTATCCAG gtTCAGGTCCAATCCAGTTGTGGCAGTTTTTGCTGGAGCTTCTTCTAGACTCTGCCTGTCGTACCTTCATCTCCTGGACAGGAGACGGCTGGGAGTTTAAGATGTCCGACCCCACAGAG GTGGCTAAGCGCTGGGGCCAGTGCAAGAACAAACCCAAGATGAACTACGAGAAGTTGAGTCGCGGCCTGCGTTACTACTACCACAAGAACATCATCCACAAGACGGCAGGCAAGCGCTACGTCTACCGCTTTGTCTGTGACATACAGGGCATGCTGGGAAAGACGGCGCAGGAGGTCCTGACCAGTCTCAACGTTTTGCCCACAAACACTGAGTCGTGGCAGTCATGCTCCGGGGTACCTGCAGGAGCAGGGACGTCGGAGCACAGCAGTGAAACATGGGCGTCACAGTAG
- the fli1rs gene encoding fli-1 proto-oncogene, ETS transcription factor-related sequence isoform X1: MDCTIKEALSVVSEDQPIFEPPYSGVHMKAEMTSPGGFSQASKQSPEPTEPEWVGSAAQNPGKRGEHVNGTSRESPVDCSVTKRSRHVSNDSAPMPYQASYPEPRVSPQTATPPSSTTEEKRVIVPADPEVWSQDHVRQWLDWAIKEYVLEEVDVILFQALDGKALCKMTKDDMMRLTSAYNADILLSHLNYLRQSSPTFSYSTTPTNTTPPQQPRLQVKAESGFDEISCRNSWPTNTMSTVPKGPSMEHQHSSRVTEPAPRIVQDPYQTLGPISSRLANPEGQALSSSKNRTGKQSPYKLPDPSAHRPVGSGQIQLWQFLLELLSDSNNAGIITWEGTNGEFKMTDPDEVAKRWGERKSKPNMNYDKLSRALRYYYDKNIMTKVHGKRYAYKFDFQGISQAHQNHAAEGGIVKYPTEMSYVQPYHSHQPKMNFMGGHPAPMPVSPGNFFSPPSTYWNSPNSPIYPGSAMTRHPATHSHLSSYY, encoded by the exons ATGGACTGTACGATAAAG GAAGCGCTGTCCGTGGTGAGTGAGGATCAGCCCATATTCGAGCCGCCCTACAGCGGAGTGCACATGAAGGCTGAGATGACATCGCCCGGCGGGTTCAGCCAGGCCTCCAAGCAGAGTCCCGAGCCCACCGAGCCAGAATGGGTGGGGTCGGCGGCGCAAAACCCTGGGAAAAGGGGCGAACACGTCAATGGAACCAG CCGTGAGTCCCCTGTGGACTGCAGCGTCACCAAACGCTCCAGACATGTGAGCAATGACAGCGCCCCGATGCCATACCAGGCCTCGTACCCGGAGCCTCGCGTCAGCCCCCAGACGGCCACCCCACCCAGCAGCAccacagaggagaagagggtCATCGTGCCAGCAG ATCCAGAGGTTTGGTCACAGGACCACGTGCGGCAGTGGCTGGACTGGGCCATCAAAGAGTAcgtcctggaggaggtggacgTCATTCTCTTCCAAGCGCTGGACGGCAAGGCCCTGTGCAAGATGACCAAAGACGACATGATGCGTCTCACGTCGGCCTACAACGCAGACATCCTGCTCTCACACCTCAATTACCTCCGGCAGA GTAGCCCTACGTTCTCGTATTCCACAACTCCCACCAACACCACACCACCACAACAGCCCAGACTACAGGTGAAAGCAG AGAGCGGTTTTGATGAGATCAGCTGCAGGAACAGCTGGCCGACAAACACCATGAGCACAGTGCCGAAAG GTCCCTCCATGGAGCACCAACACAGCTCAAGAGTGACAGAGCCTGCTCCAAGAATTGTGCAAG ACCCGTATCAGACATTAGGGCCCATTAGCAGTCGGCTAGCCAACCCAG AAGGCCAAGCCCTCAGCTCATCCAAGAACCGAACAGGCAAACAAAGTCCGTACAAGCTCCCTGACCCCAGCGCTCACAGGCCTGTGG GCTCGGGGCAGATTCAGCTGTGGCAGttcctgctggagctgctgtccGACAGCAACAACGCCGGCATCATCACCTGGGAGGGCACCAACGGCGAGTTCAAGATGACCGACCCGGATGAAGTGGCCAAGCGCTGGGGCGAGCGCAAGAGCAAGCCCAACATGAACTATGACAAGCTGAGCCGTGCCCTGCGCTACTACTATGACAAAAACATCATGACTAAGGTGCACGGCAAGCGTTACGCCTACAAGTTTGACTTCCAAGGCATCTCGCAGGCACACCAGAATCACGCAGCAGAAGGGGGGATTGTTAAGTATCCAACTGAGATGTCTTACGTGCAGCCCTACCACAGCCACCAGCCCAAAATGAACTTCATGGGTGGCCATCCTGCACCTATGCCCGTCTCCCCCGGCAACTTTTTCAGCCCTCCGTCTACGTACTGGAACTCACCCAACAGCCCCATCTATCCTGGGTCAGCCATGACCAGACATCCCGCCACCCACTCCCACCTGAGCTCGTACTACTGA
- the fli1rs gene encoding fli-1 proto-oncogene, ETS transcription factor-related sequence isoform X3: MDCTIKEALSVVSEDQPIFEPPYSGVHMKAEMTSPGGFSQASKQSPEPTEPEWVGSAAQNPGKRGEHVNGTSRESPVDCSVTKRSRHVSNDSAPMPYQASYPEPRVSPQTATPPSSTTEEKRVIVPADPEVWSQDHVRQWLDWAIKEYVLEEVDVILFQALDGKALCKMTKDDMMRLTSAYNADILLSHLNYLRQSSPTFSYSTTPTNTTPPQQPRLQVKAESGFDEISCRNSWPTNTMSTVPKGPSMEHQHSSRVTEPAPRIVQDPYQTLGPISSRLANPGSGQIQLWQFLLELLSDSNNAGIITWEGTNGEFKMTDPDEVAKRWGERKSKPNMNYDKLSRALRYYYDKNIMTKVHGKRYAYKFDFQGISQAHQNHAAEGGIVKYPTEMSYVQPYHSHQPKMNFMGGHPAPMPVSPGNFFSPPSTYWNSPNSPIYPGSAMTRHPATHSHLSSYY; the protein is encoded by the exons ATGGACTGTACGATAAAG GAAGCGCTGTCCGTGGTGAGTGAGGATCAGCCCATATTCGAGCCGCCCTACAGCGGAGTGCACATGAAGGCTGAGATGACATCGCCCGGCGGGTTCAGCCAGGCCTCCAAGCAGAGTCCCGAGCCCACCGAGCCAGAATGGGTGGGGTCGGCGGCGCAAAACCCTGGGAAAAGGGGCGAACACGTCAATGGAACCAG CCGTGAGTCCCCTGTGGACTGCAGCGTCACCAAACGCTCCAGACATGTGAGCAATGACAGCGCCCCGATGCCATACCAGGCCTCGTACCCGGAGCCTCGCGTCAGCCCCCAGACGGCCACCCCACCCAGCAGCAccacagaggagaagagggtCATCGTGCCAGCAG ATCCAGAGGTTTGGTCACAGGACCACGTGCGGCAGTGGCTGGACTGGGCCATCAAAGAGTAcgtcctggaggaggtggacgTCATTCTCTTCCAAGCGCTGGACGGCAAGGCCCTGTGCAAGATGACCAAAGACGACATGATGCGTCTCACGTCGGCCTACAACGCAGACATCCTGCTCTCACACCTCAATTACCTCCGGCAGA GTAGCCCTACGTTCTCGTATTCCACAACTCCCACCAACACCACACCACCACAACAGCCCAGACTACAGGTGAAAGCAG AGAGCGGTTTTGATGAGATCAGCTGCAGGAACAGCTGGCCGACAAACACCATGAGCACAGTGCCGAAAG GTCCCTCCATGGAGCACCAACACAGCTCAAGAGTGACAGAGCCTGCTCCAAGAATTGTGCAAG ACCCGTATCAGACATTAGGGCCCATTAGCAGTCGGCTAGCCAACCCAG GCTCGGGGCAGATTCAGCTGTGGCAGttcctgctggagctgctgtccGACAGCAACAACGCCGGCATCATCACCTGGGAGGGCACCAACGGCGAGTTCAAGATGACCGACCCGGATGAAGTGGCCAAGCGCTGGGGCGAGCGCAAGAGCAAGCCCAACATGAACTATGACAAGCTGAGCCGTGCCCTGCGCTACTACTATGACAAAAACATCATGACTAAGGTGCACGGCAAGCGTTACGCCTACAAGTTTGACTTCCAAGGCATCTCGCAGGCACACCAGAATCACGCAGCAGAAGGGGGGATTGTTAAGTATCCAACTGAGATGTCTTACGTGCAGCCCTACCACAGCCACCAGCCCAAAATGAACTTCATGGGTGGCCATCCTGCACCTATGCCCGTCTCCCCCGGCAACTTTTTCAGCCCTCCGTCTACGTACTGGAACTCACCCAACAGCCCCATCTATCCTGGGTCAGCCATGACCAGACATCCCGCCACCCACTCCCACCTGAGCTCGTACTACTGA
- the fli1rs gene encoding fli-1 proto-oncogene, ETS transcription factor-related sequence isoform X2 produces the protein MKAEMTSPGGFSQASKQSPEPTEPEWVGSAAQNPGKRGEHVNGTSRESPVDCSVTKRSRHVSNDSAPMPYQASYPEPRVSPQTATPPSSTTEEKRVIVPADPEVWSQDHVRQWLDWAIKEYVLEEVDVILFQALDGKALCKMTKDDMMRLTSAYNADILLSHLNYLRQSSPTFSYSTTPTNTTPPQQPRLQVKAESGFDEISCRNSWPTNTMSTVPKGPSMEHQHSSRVTEPAPRIVQDPYQTLGPISSRLANPEGQALSSSKNRTGKQSPYKLPDPSAHRPVGSGQIQLWQFLLELLSDSNNAGIITWEGTNGEFKMTDPDEVAKRWGERKSKPNMNYDKLSRALRYYYDKNIMTKVHGKRYAYKFDFQGISQAHQNHAAEGGIVKYPTEMSYVQPYHSHQPKMNFMGGHPAPMPVSPGNFFSPPSTYWNSPNSPIYPGSAMTRHPATHSHLSSYY, from the exons ATGAAGGCTGAGATGACATCGCCCGGCGGGTTCAGCCAGGCCTCCAAGCAGAGTCCCGAGCCCACCGAGCCAGAATGGGTGGGGTCGGCGGCGCAAAACCCTGGGAAAAGGGGCGAACACGTCAATGGAACCAG CCGTGAGTCCCCTGTGGACTGCAGCGTCACCAAACGCTCCAGACATGTGAGCAATGACAGCGCCCCGATGCCATACCAGGCCTCGTACCCGGAGCCTCGCGTCAGCCCCCAGACGGCCACCCCACCCAGCAGCAccacagaggagaagagggtCATCGTGCCAGCAG ATCCAGAGGTTTGGTCACAGGACCACGTGCGGCAGTGGCTGGACTGGGCCATCAAAGAGTAcgtcctggaggaggtggacgTCATTCTCTTCCAAGCGCTGGACGGCAAGGCCCTGTGCAAGATGACCAAAGACGACATGATGCGTCTCACGTCGGCCTACAACGCAGACATCCTGCTCTCACACCTCAATTACCTCCGGCAGA GTAGCCCTACGTTCTCGTATTCCACAACTCCCACCAACACCACACCACCACAACAGCCCAGACTACAGGTGAAAGCAG AGAGCGGTTTTGATGAGATCAGCTGCAGGAACAGCTGGCCGACAAACACCATGAGCACAGTGCCGAAAG GTCCCTCCATGGAGCACCAACACAGCTCAAGAGTGACAGAGCCTGCTCCAAGAATTGTGCAAG ACCCGTATCAGACATTAGGGCCCATTAGCAGTCGGCTAGCCAACCCAG AAGGCCAAGCCCTCAGCTCATCCAAGAACCGAACAGGCAAACAAAGTCCGTACAAGCTCCCTGACCCCAGCGCTCACAGGCCTGTGG GCTCGGGGCAGATTCAGCTGTGGCAGttcctgctggagctgctgtccGACAGCAACAACGCCGGCATCATCACCTGGGAGGGCACCAACGGCGAGTTCAAGATGACCGACCCGGATGAAGTGGCCAAGCGCTGGGGCGAGCGCAAGAGCAAGCCCAACATGAACTATGACAAGCTGAGCCGTGCCCTGCGCTACTACTATGACAAAAACATCATGACTAAGGTGCACGGCAAGCGTTACGCCTACAAGTTTGACTTCCAAGGCATCTCGCAGGCACACCAGAATCACGCAGCAGAAGGGGGGATTGTTAAGTATCCAACTGAGATGTCTTACGTGCAGCCCTACCACAGCCACCAGCCCAAAATGAACTTCATGGGTGGCCATCCTGCACCTATGCCCGTCTCCCCCGGCAACTTTTTCAGCCCTCCGTCTACGTACTGGAACTCACCCAACAGCCCCATCTATCCTGGGTCAGCCATGACCAGACATCCCGCCACCCACTCCCACCTGAGCTCGTACTACTGA